The Arthrobacter sp. OAP107 DNA segment ATGAACGCCTGGCAAAGTCGGGAGTGTCCATGACGGTGCTGGCCGCGCACCCCGTCGGCGAGCAGCATATGCGGGGCGATGCTGTGTCCACCGATTGGGTTGAACATGTCGAGCGGCGAGAGCTGCGATTTGGTGGCAAGGCCGCTACATTCTCGTTGCAGCGCAGGCACTTTGCCGATTTTGACGGACTCATCCTGCCTCTGGAAGGCACTTCGGTGGATATCCCACGGGCTCTGCATTACCGTGCTATGCACAGTGGTCTGAACATCGGACTCTGGGGTCACGTTAAGTCCTACGTCAATGACCCGAATATCATTGATGCGGCCATCGAGAGATGGCAGATGACTCACTCCGACCATGTTTTCGCATACACTCCGTCTGGCCGTGATTATGCCGTAGCTCGAGGCATTCAGCCTGATAAAGTGACGACCGTAATGAACTCCGTCGATACGTCGACGATTTCGGAACAAATGGCACGTGGCGCATCGGCCCCGGTTGAAGGTATTGCGGGCGCCGGGCGCAGGGACAAGACCTTCGCCTTCATTGGGGGCCTGGACCAGAGCAAGCGGATCGATTTTTTGGTGCAGGTCCTCGACCGGCTTTGGATAGATGATCCCGAAATCAAAATTCTTGTTGCCGGCCGAGGAAGTCAGGAGCATTTGCTGCGTCGGGCTGTTAATCGCGGTCAAGCCACATTACTCGGATATGCAGATGATCATCTGAAGTCGGAGATTGCTATCTCCTCACGTGCAATTCTTATGCCGGGCAGGATTGGGTTGGTGGCGGTTGAGAGCCTGGCAATGGGAATACCAATTCTGACTACTGATTATCTGTACCATGCGCCAGAGTATGATTATCTCGTGGCGAATGACAGCGTCTTTG contains these protein-coding regions:
- a CDS encoding glycosyltransferase; the protein is MINLGILQPYVPMYRVPFFAGLNERLAKSGVSMTVLAAHPVGEQHMRGDAVSTDWVEHVERRELRFGGKAATFSLQRRHFADFDGLILPLEGTSVDIPRALHYRAMHSGLNIGLWGHVKSYVNDPNIIDAAIERWQMTHSDHVFAYTPSGRDYAVARGIQPDKVTTVMNSVDTSTISEQMARGASAPVEGIAGAGRRDKTFAFIGGLDQSKRIDFLVQVLDRLWIDDPEIKILVAGRGSQEHLLRRAVNRGQATLLGYADDHLKSEIAISSRAILMPGRIGLVAVESLAMGIPILTTDYLYHAPEYDYLVANDSVFVSPDTLTDFVSLIHRVAAMAHVYPKVWTTPSITSMIDNFTSGVLQMLNGERGTPDDANSIGSNRR